From a region of the Aeoliella mucimassa genome:
- a CDS encoding PEP-CTERM sorting domain-containing protein has protein sequence MRRMLWTLILGYVSLYGVAVDASTIAYWRFEDGTADADLEHIAVDANTWSADVMDVSGNGHHLSAWITGEYAGHAYRSDVAAPIVESTSETNKLSVQNTGSYPGMFTGPTGIESFAPAQFTIEASIKLEDGGHRTFVGRDSYGAVTDNAAVSALYFQLVPGNAIAFKFADQAGFWHEAISAENIVDTWQYGVDDPNDALWYHAAAVSDGSTLSVYLSSEEDPSNYQLVAQADLLASGSTNTGLSAGAGDGGDWDAGNFTVGRGMYDGGHGDRAYGYIDEVRISDVALSPGELLNVPEPGTMILALFGVAAVAAMRRR, from the coding sequence ATGCGAAGAATGCTTTGGACCCTAATCTTAGGGTATGTTTCCCTGTATGGCGTCGCTGTAGACGCTAGCACCATCGCCTATTGGCGATTTGAAGATGGTACCGCGGATGCTGATCTCGAGCATATTGCGGTCGATGCTAACACCTGGTCGGCCGACGTCATGGACGTGTCGGGCAACGGCCATCATCTTTCTGCTTGGATCACCGGAGAATATGCGGGACACGCTTATCGCAGCGATGTGGCCGCTCCCATCGTTGAGAGCACCAGCGAAACCAATAAACTGAGTGTGCAGAACACCGGTAGCTATCCTGGCATGTTCACCGGCCCGACTGGTATCGAGTCGTTTGCCCCTGCCCAGTTCACCATCGAAGCTTCGATCAAGCTCGAAGATGGCGGCCATCGCACGTTCGTCGGACGCGACAGCTACGGCGCTGTGACCGATAACGCCGCGGTTTCGGCACTTTACTTCCAGTTGGTCCCTGGCAACGCGATTGCCTTTAAGTTTGCCGACCAAGCTGGTTTCTGGCACGAAGCGATTTCGGCCGAGAACATTGTCGACACTTGGCAATATGGTGTGGATGATCCCAACGACGCGCTGTGGTATCACGCCGCTGCGGTGAGCGACGGAAGCACTTTGTCTGTCTACCTCTCGTCGGAAGAGGATCCCAGCAACTATCAACTCGTTGCACAAGCCGACCTGCTCGCTAGCGGAAGCACCAACACCGGTCTGAGCGCTGGTGCAGGCGACGGTGGCGACTGGGATGCAGGCAACTTCACTGTTGGTCGTGGTATGTATGATGGTGGTCATGGCGATCGCGCTTATGGCTATATCGATGAAGTTCGCATCAGCGACGTTGCATTGTCGCCAGGTGAGCTGCTCAATGTGCCAGAACCAGGCACGATGATCTTGGCTCTCTTTGGTGTCGCAGCGGTTGCCGCGATGCGTCGACGTTAA
- a CDS encoding DUF1559 family PulG-like putative transporter yields MYPQKVSLAHRGVKGFTLVELLVVIAIIGILVALLLPAVQSAREAARRAACTNNMKQLALANLNYESANRRLPYGRKYDLWDAYTWTALVLPQIEQQQVFDNFWTLPETPIRTSGVANYTPLADDPRIRSSREAIIDGFYCPSDDTPQPNEIGTPAYGFYRGNYRGCTGNGDMYGDRLTEAEFRVFRLSDGTDTSPFGPGVFSVKSESGVDRTPGDMTFTNRTFECRLAQIVDGTSQTVMLSEGIVPTIPEWGGALGETVYGNMGGALFSTATPPNSSMQDRIHGPCPADQGDNDYPAPCYPRTVGLHPGSLKPAGARGFAAARSYHPGGVVAAMADGSVKFVQDDVDWIIWRAAGTRDQGEVNGSL; encoded by the coding sequence ATGTACCCACAAAAAGTTAGTCTCGCACATCGGGGTGTAAAAGGATTTACCCTCGTCGAATTGCTGGTGGTCATCGCGATCATTGGCATCCTCGTGGCTCTGCTGTTGCCGGCCGTGCAATCGGCCCGCGAAGCAGCCCGCCGCGCCGCTTGCACGAATAACATGAAGCAACTGGCGCTCGCCAATCTCAACTACGAATCGGCCAATCGTCGCCTGCCCTATGGTCGCAAGTACGACTTGTGGGACGCTTACACCTGGACCGCATTGGTGCTTCCTCAAATCGAGCAGCAACAGGTCTTCGACAATTTCTGGACCCTTCCCGAAACACCGATCCGCACCTCAGGCGTTGCGAACTACACCCCACTGGCAGACGACCCCCGGATTCGCTCCAGTCGCGAAGCAATTATCGATGGCTTCTACTGCCCAAGCGACGACACCCCCCAACCGAACGAAATCGGCACTCCCGCCTATGGTTTCTATCGTGGTAACTACCGTGGCTGCACCGGCAACGGCGACATGTACGGCGACCGACTCACTGAAGCTGAGTTCCGTGTGTTCCGTCTATCGGATGGTACCGATACAAGTCCCTTTGGTCCGGGCGTCTTTTCTGTTAAATCCGAATCGGGGGTCGACCGTACCCCCGGAGACATGACATTCACTAACCGCACCTTCGAATGTCGATTGGCTCAAATTGTCGATGGCACCTCGCAAACAGTCATGCTCTCCGAAGGTATCGTACCGACGATTCCGGAATGGGGTGGAGCCCTCGGTGAAACCGTCTATGGCAACATGGGGGGAGCACTGTTCTCTACCGCAACACCACCGAATTCGAGCATGCAAGACCGAATCCATGGACCTTGTCCCGCGGACCAAGGCGACAACGACTATCCTGCACCTTGCTATCCTCGCACCGTTGGTCTGCATCCCGGAAGTCTGAAACCCGCTGGAGCTCGTGGTTTCGCCGCAGCTCGCAGTTATCACCCTGGTGGGGTCGTGGCAGCCATGGCTGATGGCTCGGTGAAGTTCGTCCAGGACGACGTCGACTGGATTATCTGGCGGGCCGCTGGAACGCGTGATCAAGGCGAAGTAAATGGCTCGCTGTAA
- a CDS encoding IS110 family RNA-guided transposase gives MENHLQSTWIGIDVSKYHWDIVVAGQPQMHHWSAGQEGCQQLRQLLVQHQVTHACLEATGGCERMLVDFLREQGIAVSVVNPRQIRDFARAQGQLAKTDRLDALVIARYAVLMQPKETQKPSENEQKLRSLRTRRQQVSDALTREKNRRGTQRDEQVRQSIEEAIDFYQRQLEQLDQQIQQLIKADPQFQERSSLLVTVPGVGTTTAAALLADMPELGTLNRREVARLAGLAPINRDSGTLRGKRMIGGGRAAVRQGLYMATLVATQHNPIIREHYQQLLQRGKAKMTALTACMRKLLLILNAMIKTKTDWKCSKET, from the coding sequence ATGGAAAACCATTTGCAAAGTACTTGGATTGGGATCGATGTTTCCAAATACCACTGGGACATCGTCGTTGCGGGGCAACCGCAGATGCATCATTGGTCTGCCGGTCAAGAAGGATGCCAGCAACTTCGGCAGTTGTTAGTGCAGCATCAGGTGACCCACGCCTGCCTGGAAGCCACGGGAGGTTGTGAACGCATGCTAGTCGACTTCCTTCGCGAGCAAGGGATTGCGGTGAGTGTCGTCAATCCACGTCAGATTCGCGACTTCGCCCGCGCGCAAGGTCAGCTCGCCAAGACCGATCGCCTCGACGCGCTGGTGATCGCCCGCTATGCCGTGTTGATGCAGCCCAAAGAAACCCAAAAACCCTCGGAAAACGAGCAAAAACTCCGCTCCCTCCGAACTCGTCGTCAGCAGGTGAGTGATGCTCTGACACGGGAAAAGAATCGGCGAGGCACGCAGCGAGATGAGCAGGTGCGTCAGTCGATCGAAGAAGCGATCGACTTCTACCAACGACAACTGGAGCAGCTCGACCAACAGATTCAACAGCTCATCAAAGCCGATCCTCAGTTTCAAGAACGCTCGTCGCTGCTAGTCACGGTGCCTGGCGTAGGAACGACGACGGCGGCGGCCTTGCTCGCCGATATGCCGGAGTTGGGCACTCTCAATCGTCGCGAAGTGGCACGCTTGGCAGGGCTGGCACCGATCAACCGCGACAGCGGAACCTTGCGTGGCAAGCGTATGATTGGCGGCGGTCGAGCGGCGGTGCGTCAGGGACTCTACATGGCCACTCTTGTGGCCACCCAGCACAACCCGATTATCCGCGAACACTACCAGCAACTTCTGCAGCGAGGCAAAGCCAAGATGACCGCTCTCACCGCCTGCATGCGAAAACTACTGCTGATACTCAATGCCATGATCAAAACAAAAACGGACTGGAAATGCTCCAAAGAGACTTGA
- a CDS encoding IS5 family transposase produces the protein MATKEKRTYKVTNWKEYNKSLIERGNITIWFSDEALENWEHPNDQTKVGRPFVFSDTAIECLLTIRELLKLPYRQTEGFGRSLVAMLGVEAAIPNYSSLAKRASKLNVSLDIANKRGDIDIVVDSTGMKVFGEGEWKMRTHGKSKRRTWRKLHLSVNPDTREIVAEILTENSCHDADAVPEMLEQVEQPVKKFHGDGSYDKWKVYEGLESEGIEPVIPPQHNAKIKQHGNSAEEPLPRDEAIRQIRRKGRRSWKEEVGYHRRSLAETTMYRVKQSFGSHLKNRVFENQQTEARLRCKIINQFTQLGLPQFEWS, from the coding sequence ATGGCTACGAAAGAAAAACGAACCTACAAAGTCACGAACTGGAAGGAGTATAACAAGTCGCTCATCGAGCGTGGAAACATCACTATTTGGTTTAGCGACGAGGCGTTGGAGAACTGGGAACATCCTAACGACCAGACAAAAGTCGGTCGCCCTTTTGTCTTCAGCGATACGGCGATCGAGTGCTTGCTGACGATTCGCGAACTGCTGAAACTTCCCTATCGGCAGACTGAGGGATTCGGCCGCTCGCTGGTGGCGATGTTGGGCGTCGAGGCAGCGATTCCCAATTATTCTTCGCTCGCCAAGCGAGCCAGCAAGCTGAATGTTTCGCTCGATATCGCTAACAAGAGGGGCGACATCGATATCGTGGTGGATAGCACCGGCATGAAAGTGTTTGGCGAGGGCGAATGGAAGATGCGGACGCATGGCAAGTCGAAGCGGCGGACATGGCGGAAGCTGCATTTGTCGGTGAATCCTGACACCCGCGAGATTGTGGCGGAGATTTTGACCGAGAACAGTTGCCACGATGCCGATGCGGTTCCCGAAATGCTGGAGCAGGTGGAGCAGCCCGTAAAAAAGTTTCACGGCGACGGTAGTTACGACAAGTGGAAGGTTTATGAAGGGCTGGAATCCGAAGGCATTGAGCCGGTGATTCCGCCGCAGCACAACGCCAAGATCAAACAACATGGCAACTCTGCGGAGGAGCCTTTGCCCCGGGACGAGGCAATTCGTCAGATTCGACGCAAGGGGCGTAGGAGTTGGAAAGAGGAAGTGGGCTATCATCGTAGAAGCTTGGCGGAAACGACCATGTACCGAGTGAAACAAAGCTTTGGGAGCCATCTCAAAAACCGAGTATTCGAAAACCAACAAACGGAAGCCCGCTTGCGCTGTAAAATCATCAATCAATTCACCCAACTCGGGCTTCCACAGTTCGAGTGGAGTTAG